A single window of Labeo rohita strain BAU-BD-2019 chromosome 4, IGBB_LRoh.1.0, whole genome shotgun sequence DNA harbors:
- the LOC127164352 gene encoding gastrula zinc finger protein XlCGF8.2DB isoform X2, producing the protein MPLKEESQELNEMEEKNQEEKCNDFMTGEEPSSSSQTHKTETSRNPTVQKNSDTGERPFTCEHCGKSFALKGNLNLHMKIHTGERPFNCPQCGKSFALKGNLKIHLKIHTGEKPYSCQQCGKSFSIKGNLNLHMRIHTKESQFTCQQCGKSFSEKESLKIHLKTHAEEKTFLCPQCGKSFKQKKNLYVHMRAHTGEKPHTCKLCGKSFTRKDGFKTHMTIHKGEKPFNCSECGKSFRYKRNLTHHMKIHSGEKCFRCPPCKTSFADRNDLKNHVKTHVIKKPHTCHHCQKSFAQRPKLEDHMRIHTGEKPFTCPQCGKSFTNKGNLRSHIRVHTGEKPYKCNQCENSFRHHTDLKRHRQTHSEQKVLIFVTVRRGLEKGGSSNTGPQS; encoded by the coding sequence ATGCCACTGAAAGAGGAGAGTCAAGAACTGAATGAAATGGAAGAGAAAAATCAGGAGGAGAAATGCAATGATTTCATGACTGGGGAAGAACCTTCTAGTTCCTCACAGACTCATAAAACAGAAACTAGTAGGAACCCTACAGTCCAAAAGAATTCTGACACCGGAGAGAGACCTTTCACCTGTGAACACTGTGGGAAGAGTTTTGCACTAAAAGGAAATCTTAATCTTCACATGAAAATTCACACCGGTGAGAGACCTTTCAACTGTCCTCAGTGCGGGAAGAGCTTTGCACTAAAAGGAAATCTTAAAATTCACTTGaaaatccacactggagagaagccgtactcctgccaacagtgtgggaAGAGCTTTTCAATAAAAGGGAATCTTAACCTTCACATGCGAATTCACACGAAAGAGAGCCAattcacctgccaacagtgtggaaaaagtttcagTGAAAAAGAGAGCCTTAAAATCCACTTAAAAACCCATGCTGAAGAGAAGACCTTCCtttgccctcagtgtggaaagagttttaaacagaaaaaaaacctttatgtTCACATGAGAGCTCACACCGGAGAGAAACCTCACACCTGCAAACTGTGTGGGAAGAGCTTCACACGAAAAGATGGTTTTAAGACTCATATGACAATTCACAAGGGAGAGAAGCCGTTTAATTGTAGtgagtgtggaaagagtttcagatATAAAAGAAACCTTACGCATCACATGAAGATTCACTCTGGAGAGAAATGCTTCAGATGTCCTCCGTGTAAAACAAGTTTCGCTGACAGGAATGACCTCAAGAATCATGTAAAAACTCATGTCATAAAGAAGCCTCACACATGCCATCACTGTCAAAAGAGTTTCGCACAAAGACCAAAGCTGGAGgatcacatgagaattcacaccggagagaaacctttcacctgccctcagtgtggaaagagcttcACAAACAAAGGAAACCTTAGGAGTCACAttagagttcacactggagagaaaccttacaaGTGTAATCAGTGTGAAAACAGTTTCAGACATCACACAGACCTGAAACGGCACAGGCAAACTCATTCTGAGCAGAAAGTGCTGATTTTTGTCACTGTGAGAAGAGGTTTAGAAAAAGGAGGCAGTAGTAACACTGGACCTCAATCATGA
- the LOC127164354 gene encoding uncharacterized protein LOC127164354, with protein sequence MSSAAAEDTVWIGFMDIVPVIGTVKEAVELVLALYEGNKAVIKEKEKATENFVKESLKKQLKAKHVKKLTLPDKPAAAADEVSGLRNVREVRKEMIIEYMGKGSKRGTKPLTPAQQKERQKRVEAINKDMLEKIHILDKNFNQELKEQLERSQRGEHVFNNGILTFHFSVLTEFIQSYHIDNLRGYSQQTMDTLGRHTLTQNTAEDIQTNMVVHFGEDEFYVNANAVVYGEYCRALRGALLDVLRHINADDVTEEERQRVNFVVDNMNNLEIYVDQLAKVKWIASNANRQARFEQVRQEVANMYKTDRGLDWCIRVLREVAPLFEHGH encoded by the exons ATGTCCAGTGCGGCTGCAGAAGACACAGTGTGGATCGGGTTCATGGACATCGTTCCTGTCATCGGGACGGTCAAAGAGGCAGTGGAGCTGGTGTTGGCTCTGTACGAAGGGAATAAAGCGGTGATAAAGGAGAAAGAGAAAGCCACTGAAAACTTTGTGAAagagtcattaaaaaaacaactgaaggCAAAACATGTGAAA AAGTTGACTCTACCTGACAAACCAGCAGCAGCTGCAGATGAAGTTTCTGGACTCAGAAATGTGAGAG AGGTCAGAAAGGAAATGATTATTGAATATATGGGCAAAGGTTCCAAACGAGGAACAAAACCTCTAACTCCAGCTCagcagaaagagagacagaaaagagTGGAGGCTATTAATAAAGACATGTTAGAAAAGATCCATATCCTCGATAAAAACTTCAATCAGGAGCTGAAGGAACAACTGGAAAGGTCACAAAGAGGCGAACATGTCTTCAACAATGGCATTCTTACATTTCATTTCAGTGTGCTGACTGAGTTTATACAAAGCTATCATATTGATAATCTACGAGGATATAGTCAGCAGACAATGGATACATTAGGCAGACACACACTTACCCAAAACACAGCAGAAGATATTCAGACAAACATGGTGGTTCACTTTGGTGAGGATGAATTCTACGTAAATGCGAATGCAGTGGTGTACGGTGAATATTGCAGAGCACTGCGTGGTGCTTTGTTAGATGTGCTGCGCCACATAAACGCAGATGATGTGACAGAAGAGGAGAGACAAAGGGTGAATTTTGTCGTAGATAATATGAATAACCTTGAAATCTATGTGGACCAACTGGCAAAGGTCAAGTGGATTGCCAGTAATGCAAATAGACAGGCCCGGTTTGAACAGGTAAGACAGGAAGTTGCGAACATGTATAAAACAGATCGTGGGTTAGACTGGTGCATTCGCGTTCTGCGTGAAGTCGCACCTTTGTTTGAACATGGacattga